A genomic region of Yoonia sp. BS5-3 contains the following coding sequences:
- a CDS encoding zincin-like metallopeptidase domain-containing protein — protein MPKVDIHQHVTDTIVAQIEAGTPPWRKPWTGGAGSAALPLRHNGEAYRGINILMLWATASERGYSSERWMTFRQAQELGGMVKKGSKAARSVFYGTFEKDAEGNDAPDGEAKTRVPFAKCNNVFNADEIEGLPAEYYVLPDPARDLGTEPDADLEAFFANTGAKIITTDEPRAYYRPSEDHVHMPPIATFFSAAKYYGTLGHEITHWSGGEMRLDRIKKFNDRTAYAFEELVAEIGACILAVKLGIEPDFDQSAAYIEAWLKALKEDKNLIFKAASEAQKAVDYITAQVEQSHTQEAA, from the coding sequence ATGCCAAAAGTAGATATTCACCAGCACGTCACGGATACAATCGTCGCGCAAATCGAAGCAGGCACGCCCCCTTGGCGCAAGCCGTGGACAGGTGGCGCAGGATCAGCCGCTTTGCCACTGCGTCACAACGGGGAGGCATATCGCGGGATCAACATTTTGATGTTGTGGGCGACCGCATCCGAGCGCGGTTATTCGTCCGAGCGGTGGATGACTTTTCGTCAGGCGCAGGAATTGGGCGGCATGGTCAAGAAGGGATCGAAGGCGGCACGTTCTGTTTTCTATGGCACGTTCGAGAAGGATGCAGAAGGCAACGACGCACCAGACGGGGAAGCCAAAACCCGCGTCCCCTTTGCCAAGTGCAACAACGTATTCAACGCGGATGAAATTGAAGGTTTGCCCGCTGAATATTACGTCCTGCCCGATCCTGCCCGCGATCTTGGCACCGAGCCAGATGCAGATCTAGAGGCATTCTTTGCCAACACAGGCGCGAAGATCATCACAACCGACGAACCCCGCGCCTATTACCGCCCGTCCGAGGATCACGTTCACATGCCGCCAATCGCGACCTTTTTCAGCGCGGCCAAGTATTACGGGACGCTAGGCCATGAAATCACACATTGGAGCGGCGGCGAAATGCGGCTGGACCGGATCAAGAAATTCAACGACCGCACAGCCTACGCATTCGAGGAACTTGTTGCCGAAATCGGCGCTTGCATCCTTGCCGTGAAACTTGGGATTGAACCAGATTTTGACCAGAGCGCCGCATACATCGAGGCTTGGTTGAAAGCCTTGAAGGAGGATAAGAACCTGATTTTCAAAGCCGCGTCAGAGGCCCAGAAGGCCGTGGACTACATCACGGCACAGGTTGAGCAATCCCATACACAGGAAGCCGCGTAA